A region of Nocardioides alkalitolerans DNA encodes the following proteins:
- a CDS encoding ABC transporter permease, whose protein sequence is MPETLTPVPETAASPPAGESGPGRPSLAARVAAHHLLWPVLALAVLLAVNVAASPSFLEVRMQDGHLFGSVIDILRNSAPVMLVATGMTLVIATRGIDLSVGAIAAIAGAIACTQIAGAADQGAAGAAIIACTTALAVCVLLGLWNGFLVAVVGIQPIIATLVLMVAGRGLAMLVTDGQITTVNNDTFSALASGFVLTLPIALVIALGVVGLTALLTRRTALGMLIEAVGINPEASRLAGVRSRTIIWTVYVFAGLCAGIAGLVIAANTSSVNANSLGLWIELDAILAVVIGGTSLAGGRFSLAGTLVGAIFIATLARTIPTIGIPSEANYLFKAVVVILVCLLQSPRARASLRSALTPRSAKGATA, encoded by the coding sequence GTGCCTGAGACCCTGACCCCGGTGCCGGAGACCGCGGCGTCCCCGCCGGCGGGGGAGTCCGGCCCCGGCCGGCCCTCGCTCGCCGCCCGTGTCGCCGCCCACCACCTGCTGTGGCCCGTGCTCGCGCTCGCCGTGCTGCTCGCCGTCAACGTCGCCGCCAGCCCGAGCTTCCTCGAGGTGCGGATGCAGGACGGCCACCTCTTCGGCAGCGTCATCGACATCCTCCGCAACAGCGCGCCGGTCATGCTCGTCGCGACCGGCATGACGCTCGTGATCGCCACCCGGGGCATCGACCTCTCCGTCGGCGCCATCGCCGCCATCGCCGGCGCCATCGCCTGCACCCAGATCGCGGGGGCCGCCGACCAGGGCGCCGCGGGCGCGGCGATCATCGCCTGCACGACCGCCCTCGCGGTCTGCGTGCTGCTCGGCCTGTGGAACGGCTTCCTCGTCGCCGTCGTCGGCATCCAGCCGATCATCGCGACGCTCGTGCTCATGGTCGCCGGACGCGGCCTCGCGATGCTCGTGACCGACGGCCAGATCACCACCGTCAACAACGACACCTTCTCGGCCCTGGCCTCCGGCTTCGTGCTGACGCTCCCCATCGCCCTCGTCATCGCGCTCGGCGTCGTCGGCCTGACGGCGCTCCTCACGCGTCGTACGGCGCTGGGGATGCTCATCGAGGCCGTCGGCATCAACCCCGAGGCGAGCCGGCTCGCCGGCGTGCGGTCGCGCACGATCATCTGGACCGTCTACGTGTTCGCCGGGCTGTGCGCCGGCATCGCGGGCCTCGTCATCGCGGCCAACACGAGCTCGGTGAACGCGAACAGCCTCGGCCTGTGGATCGAGCTCGACGCGATCCTCGCCGTCGTCATCGGCGGCACGTCGCTGGCGGGCGGCCGGTTCTCGCTGGCCGGCACGCTCGTCGGCGCGATCTTCATCGCCACCCTGGCCCGCACGATCCCGACGATCGGTATCCCGTCGGAGGCCAACTACCTCTTCAAGGCCGTCGTGGTCATCCTCGTCTGCCTCCTCCAGTCGCCCCGGGCCCGCGCCTCGCTGCGGTCGGCGCTGACGCCCCGCTCCGCGAAGGGAGCCACCGCATGA